A window of Thermosynechococcus sp. NK55a contains these coding sequences:
- a CDS encoding DUF1269 domain-containing protein produces MSTLVVIAFDDEYKANEVLIQLLKLQREHLIDLEDAAVVVRTKDGKVKITQTQDLTLQGALGGGFWGLLIGLLFFNPLLGWAAGLVAGAISGKFTDIGIDDNFIKELGQTIAPGSSAIFTLVRQATPDKVLEEIAPFGGKVLRTSLSKEDEAKLQEALNRGNAASQAPAPSEATTSSETTNS; encoded by the coding sequence ATGAGTACCTTAGTGGTCATTGCATTTGATGATGAGTACAAGGCGAACGAAGTATTAATCCAGTTACTAAAACTCCAGCGTGAGCATCTCATTGACCTTGAGGACGCTGCGGTTGTCGTGCGCACTAAAGATGGCAAGGTTAAAATCACCCAGACTCAGGATTTAACCCTCCAGGGTGCCCTTGGCGGTGGCTTTTGGGGACTATTAATTGGTCTTTTGTTCTTCAATCCGCTCTTGGGCTGGGCTGCGGGTCTTGTGGCGGGAGCGATTTCCGGCAAATTTACCGATATTGGCATTGATGATAATTTCATCAAGGAGTTGGGACAAACCATTGCCCCTGGTAGCTCGGCCATCTTTACATTGGTCCGTCAAGCCACACCTGACAAAGTACTCGAGGAAATTGCTCCCTTTGGCGGTAAAGTCCTGCGCACCTCCCTGTCAAAGGAGGATGAAGCGAAGTTGCAGGAAGCCCTCAACCGAGGCAATGCGGCCTCCCAAGCGCCCGCCCCTAGCGAAGCAACGACCTCTAGTGAAACGACGAACAGTTAG
- a CDS encoding 2Fe-2S iron-sulfur cluster-binding protein, producing the protein MSTPQTYTVTIHVRPLKSGDPPTRTYTITVPGDRYILQHAESQGLELPFSCRNGACTTCAVRILSGHVYQPEAMGLSPALQARGYALLCVSYARSDLEVETQDEDEVYELQFGRYFGKGRVQLGLPLDED; encoded by the coding sequence ATGAGCACGCCACAAACCTACACTGTGACTATTCATGTGCGCCCCCTCAAGTCAGGGGATCCACCCACACGCACCTACACAATTACTGTTCCGGGCGATCGCTATATCCTGCAACACGCTGAGAGCCAAGGCCTTGAGTTGCCCTTTTCCTGTCGCAACGGTGCCTGTACCACCTGTGCTGTGCGTATTCTCTCTGGCCATGTCTATCAACCCGAAGCCATGGGACTCTCACCAGCCCTGCAAGCCCGCGGCTATGCTCTTTTGTGTGTGAGCTATGCCCGCTCTGACCTTGAGGTGGAAACCCAAGATGAGGATGAGGTCTATGAGCTGCAATTTGGCCGCTACTTTGGCAAAGGACGAGTCCAGTTGGGGCTGCCCCTCGATGAGGATTAA
- a CDS encoding inositol monophosphatase family protein, which produces MLAVSCPLPESERQRYLEIATEAALAGGAVLQHYWGKLSEIEEKGRSGDLVTVADRQSEAAVLDVIRRHCPDHAVLAEESGLSGLKNNPFLWAIDPLDGTTNYAHQYPFSAVSVALLVEGEPHIGVVYDPFHRELFRAATGLGATRDRQPIHVSSTAELSHSLLVTGFAYDRRETADNNYAEFCYLTHLTQGVRRGGAAAIDLAYIACGRLDGYWERGLSPWDLAAGVVLVREAGGIVTAYDQSPFQLTSGRILATNGHLHAALSEALLRVKPLGFSFLPEGH; this is translated from the coding sequence ATGTTAGCCGTGAGTTGCCCGCTGCCCGAGAGTGAGCGACAGCGTTACTTAGAAATTGCCACGGAGGCGGCCTTAGCAGGGGGTGCTGTCCTTCAGCACTACTGGGGCAAATTAAGTGAAATTGAGGAAAAAGGCCGCTCTGGTGACCTGGTCACGGTGGCCGATCGCCAGTCAGAAGCAGCAGTACTGGATGTGATTCGTCGCCATTGTCCAGATCATGCGGTGTTGGCGGAGGAATCAGGTCTTTCGGGACTCAAGAACAATCCATTCCTGTGGGCAATTGATCCGCTGGATGGCACGACCAACTATGCCCATCAATACCCCTTTAGTGCCGTGTCGGTGGCTCTCTTAGTGGAGGGGGAACCCCACATTGGTGTCGTCTATGATCCCTTTCATCGAGAATTGTTTCGCGCTGCAACAGGCCTCGGTGCCACCCGCGATCGCCAGCCCATTCACGTTTCCAGTACCGCAGAACTGAGTCACAGTCTTTTGGTTACCGGTTTTGCCTACGATCGCCGTGAAACGGCGGACAATAACTACGCTGAGTTTTGCTACCTGACCCATCTGACCCAAGGGGTACGGCGGGGCGGAGCAGCAGCCATAGACTTGGCCTACATTGCCTGTGGTCGCCTCGATGGTTATTGGGAACGGGGCCTCTCTCCTTGGGACTTAGCTGCTGGTGTAGTTCTTGTCCGTGAAGCTGGGGGCATCGTTACTGCCTACGATCAATCTCCTTTTCAACTGACATCGGGGCGGATTTTAGCCACCAATGGTCATCTCCACGCTGCCCTAAGCGAGGCTCTACTGCGGGTGAAACCCTTGGGCTTTTCATTTCTCCCAGAAGGACATTAA
- a CDS encoding segregation/condensation protein A: MSQSFADTAIDILIELAERGEIDPWDIQVVDVCDRCLAELARRGEPNLSESGQAFLYAAMLVLLKSDRLVAVTEPSPAAAEGEEPPEIGENQSFAVLPHALEQHLHRRPVAPPQQWRRLTLEELIGHLKTLAIQSDRPKGLRPHQRRQRRRPTTLKAITQLAHQENLTEMAREVESLLREMAPEGTWLDFQELLQRKPDSVGVFWALLFLAAQSKVDLQQTDFYQPLQVRTCLPDAISLEDLG, encoded by the coding sequence ATGAGTCAATCTTTTGCCGATACTGCCATTGACATTTTGATTGAGTTAGCGGAGCGGGGAGAAATTGACCCCTGGGATATTCAAGTTGTTGATGTCTGCGATCGCTGTTTGGCGGAGTTGGCACGGCGGGGGGAACCCAATCTCAGTGAATCGGGGCAAGCCTTTTTGTATGCAGCGATGCTGGTGCTCCTCAAGAGCGATCGCCTAGTGGCCGTTACTGAACCTTCACCAGCGGCAGCAGAAGGCGAGGAGCCGCCAGAGATTGGGGAAAACCAGTCCTTTGCGGTTTTGCCCCATGCCCTAGAGCAGCATTTGCATCGTCGCCCCGTGGCGCCCCCCCAACAATGGCGCCGCCTCACCCTTGAAGAATTAATTGGCCACCTGAAAACCCTGGCCATTCAGAGCGATCGCCCAAAGGGGCTGCGGCCTCATCAACGCCGGCAGCGTCGCCGTCCCACCACCCTCAAGGCCATTACCCAACTGGCTCACCAAGAAAACCTCACGGAGATGGCTAGGGAAGTGGAAAGCCTTCTCAGGGAAATGGCCCCCGAAGGTACATGGCTAGACTTCCAGGAGTTATTGCAGCGCAAGCCCGATTCCGTGGGTGTCTTTTGGGCGCTGCTGTTCCTCGCTGCCCAGTCGAAGGTGGATCTCCAACAAACAGATTTTTATCAACCCCTACAGGTGCGGACCTGTCTGCCTGACGCGATTTCCCTAGAAGACCTAGGTTAA
- a CDS encoding DICT sensory domain-containing protein: MANRIIATSVLEELLARLPHLRLQLYFKTSLTALSHAMEDQVLASEDAPIIIACFQRERFYRQEAHRYQRIATKSHHVYVLAAPETEFTSCSGDYETVAFDPGDTLSQEWHLTVLGKNYSTCLVCREVQRSPTHRLDVLPPMDAARRFEGIWTFDRQVAATTAEILLNRIREYRPELKEKLREGLVLVETYRQLEGCNRDPAPFVDRLVTYLQAGQYKQIKAYRQIAIQERKERLTNAITTAIRNSLNPTEILTRTVAELGEALKSDRCLIYRCRSTDTRVPIEHEYTSGALPPLQYQYWPVSEHPYTQQALVHQQVIQVDDVAADPHYEATRFKPLDAAGVKALLLAPVLYRGRLLGIVELHRGQALPWHDMDAELVEAIATQVGVALIQAEAYADLEELNAQLEALDRTRSNLIAITGHELRTPLSTIQVCLESLASEPDMDPELRQVMLSTALADAERMRKLIQDFLTLSQLESGRVQWRPEPLSLQELVDLALSSLRTPKDQLPTIQAILPEELPLVRADGEWLVEVLSKLLDNACKFTEQSGQVSIAAKPRPDGLLEVTIADTGRGIEPDRLETIFDRFYQEEGALRRSAGGTGLGLAICRQIITNLGGQIWAESAGRDRGSKFHFTIPIAESF; encoded by the coding sequence ATGGCCAACAGGATCATTGCCACATCTGTTCTTGAGGAGTTGTTGGCGCGGTTGCCTCACTTGCGATTGCAACTGTATTTCAAGACATCGCTGACGGCGCTTTCCCACGCAATGGAGGATCAGGTCTTGGCCAGTGAGGATGCGCCGATCATTATTGCCTGCTTTCAGCGGGAACGCTTTTATCGCCAAGAAGCCCATCGCTACCAGCGTATTGCCACAAAGTCCCACCATGTCTATGTTTTGGCTGCCCCCGAAACCGAGTTTACAAGCTGCTCTGGGGACTACGAAACCGTTGCCTTTGATCCTGGCGATACCCTCAGTCAAGAATGGCATTTGACCGTCTTGGGCAAAAATTACAGCACTTGCTTGGTCTGCCGTGAAGTCCAGCGATCGCCCACCCATCGCTTAGATGTGTTGCCGCCGATGGATGCAGCACGTCGTTTTGAGGGCATTTGGACGTTTGATCGGCAGGTGGCGGCAACAACGGCTGAAATCCTCCTCAACCGTATTCGTGAATACCGCCCTGAACTCAAGGAGAAACTCAGGGAAGGTCTAGTATTGGTTGAAACCTATCGCCAATTAGAGGGGTGCAATCGTGATCCTGCCCCCTTTGTCGATCGCCTCGTTACCTATCTCCAGGCAGGCCAGTACAAGCAAATTAAGGCCTACCGCCAAATTGCCATTCAAGAGCGCAAAGAACGCCTCACCAATGCGATTACCACGGCAATTCGCAACTCCCTCAATCCCACGGAAATTCTTACTCGCACCGTGGCGGAGCTGGGGGAAGCCCTCAAGAGCGATCGCTGCCTAATTTATCGTTGCCGCAGTACCGATACGCGGGTGCCCATCGAGCACGAGTACACTAGCGGTGCCCTCCCCCCCTTGCAGTACCAGTATTGGCCTGTGAGTGAGCACCCCTACACGCAGCAGGCACTGGTGCATCAGCAGGTGATTCAGGTGGATGATGTGGCCGCTGATCCCCACTATGAGGCCACCCGTTTCAAGCCCCTCGATGCCGCCGGCGTCAAAGCCCTCCTACTGGCGCCTGTTCTTTATCGGGGGCGACTTTTGGGCATTGTCGAACTCCACCGAGGCCAAGCGCTGCCGTGGCACGATATGGACGCAGAATTAGTGGAGGCGATCGCCACCCAGGTGGGGGTTGCCCTGATTCAGGCAGAGGCCTACGCCGATTTGGAAGAACTCAATGCGCAATTGGAGGCATTAGATCGTACCCGCAGCAATCTAATTGCAATTACAGGTCATGAACTGCGCACACCCCTTTCGACCATTCAAGTCTGCCTCGAAAGCCTAGCCAGCGAACCTGATATGGATCCAGAACTGCGGCAGGTGATGCTGAGTACCGCCCTCGCCGATGCTGAGCGCATGCGGAAACTGATTCAGGACTTCCTCACCCTCTCCCAGTTGGAAAGTGGCCGGGTGCAGTGGCGACCGGAACCGCTGTCCCTCCAGGAACTGGTGGATTTGGCCCTCAGTAGTTTGCGCACCCCCAAAGATCAACTCCCGACAATTCAGGCCATCTTGCCCGAGGAACTGCCCCTGGTGCGAGCCGATGGTGAGTGGTTGGTGGAGGTGCTCTCGAAGTTACTGGACAATGCCTGCAAGTTTACAGAGCAGTCGGGGCAGGTCTCCATTGCAGCAAAGCCCCGTCCTGACGGGTTATTAGAAGTGACCATAGCCGATACAGGGCGCGGTATTGAACCCGATCGCTTGGAAACGATTTTTGATCGCTTTTATCAGGAGGAGGGGGCACTGCGGCGCTCGGCGGGTGGTACAGGGTTGGGTCTAGCAATCTGTCGCCAGATTATTACCAATTTGGGGGGGCAAATTTGGGCGGAGTCGGCGGGGCGCGATCGCGGTAGTAAGTTTCACTTTACAATTCCCATTGCTGAGAGTTTTTAA
- a CDS encoding AarF/ABC1/UbiB kinase family protein produces the protein MARGEGCSKLGFRESGKKAVTAPISAVPSTGHCRYDPEAIARYYWRHPWQVIWRFVHISVSFLTFWLLLQWDKWLGQQESQRPRRAMQLRKLLIRLGPTFIKVGQALSTRPDLICPDYLDELTLLQDKLPPFPNEVAIAIIERDLHLNLGDIFAEFSPQPVAAASLGQVYRAKLHSGEEVAVKVQRPNLLPVITRDLFLIRLLVQWVKPWLPINLCYDLRDIVDEFGCKLYEEIDYLNEGRNAEKFANNFRDDPTVKVPKIYWEYTTKHVLTLEWIHGIKLTRTDCMVAAGVNPDELIRVGVISGLRQLLEFGFFHADPHPGNLFAMPDGRIAYIDFGMMDQLEESTKESLVDAVVHLVNKDYSALAADFVKLGFLTPETDMTPIIPALESVFEEVIGSSVREFNFKVITDRFSELMYAYPFRVPAKFALIIRSLVTQEGIALCLNPNFRIVDVSYPYVARRLLQGESPQLRRRLLDILFKDGRLQWQRLENLIAIARQDQHFNLAPTATLGLQYLFSEEGQYLRRQIVLALTEDDRLHTEEVQRLWNLVKSDLRPLFFIDVAWEALKASVSHTLGKEEDSNSLVVAP, from the coding sequence ATGGCAAGAGGAGAGGGCTGTAGTAAGTTGGGTTTCAGAGAATCAGGTAAAAAAGCTGTGACTGCCCCTATTTCTGCTGTCCCTAGTACTGGCCATTGTCGTTACGATCCTGAGGCGATCGCCCGCTACTACTGGCGACACCCTTGGCAAGTAATCTGGCGGTTCGTTCACATTTCGGTATCTTTTTTAACATTTTGGCTGCTGTTGCAGTGGGACAAGTGGCTGGGTCAACAGGAAAGTCAGCGTCCCCGGCGGGCAATGCAACTGCGCAAACTCCTGATCCGTTTAGGCCCAACCTTCATCAAAGTCGGTCAAGCCCTCTCCACTCGCCCCGATTTGATTTGTCCCGACTACCTCGACGAACTTACGCTTCTTCAGGACAAACTGCCCCCCTTTCCCAACGAGGTTGCCATTGCCATTATTGAGCGGGATCTGCACTTAAACTTGGGGGATATTTTTGCCGAATTCTCACCCCAGCCTGTGGCCGCCGCCAGTCTTGGCCAAGTCTATCGAGCCAAACTCCACAGTGGCGAGGAAGTGGCTGTCAAGGTGCAGCGCCCCAATCTCTTGCCCGTGATTACTCGCGATCTCTTTTTGATCCGCCTTTTGGTGCAGTGGGTCAAGCCCTGGCTACCCATTAACCTCTGCTACGACCTCCGGGACATTGTGGATGAATTTGGCTGCAAGCTCTACGAGGAAATTGACTACCTCAATGAAGGGCGCAATGCCGAGAAATTTGCCAACAACTTCCGCGACGATCCCACGGTTAAGGTTCCCAAAATCTATTGGGAATACACCACTAAACACGTGCTCACGCTGGAGTGGATCCACGGCATTAAACTCACCCGCACCGATTGCATGGTGGCGGCGGGCGTCAATCCCGATGAGCTCATCCGTGTCGGTGTGATTTCTGGTCTGCGGCAACTCTTGGAATTTGGCTTTTTCCATGCAGATCCCCATCCAGGCAATCTTTTTGCGATGCCCGATGGTCGTATCGCCTACATTGACTTCGGCATGATGGATCAATTGGAGGAGAGCACTAAAGAATCCCTTGTGGATGCGGTGGTTCATTTGGTGAACAAGGACTACTCCGCCCTTGCCGCCGACTTTGTCAAGCTGGGCTTTCTTACTCCGGAAACGGATATGACGCCGATTATCCCTGCCCTGGAGTCGGTCTTTGAGGAGGTGATTGGCTCCAGTGTGCGGGAATTCAACTTCAAGGTGATCACCGATCGCTTCTCTGAGTTGATGTATGCCTATCCCTTCCGTGTTCCCGCCAAGTTTGCCCTGATCATTCGCTCCCTCGTGACCCAAGAGGGCATTGCCCTATGCCTCAATCCCAACTTTCGCATTGTCGATGTCAGCTATCCCTATGTGGCACGGCGTCTGCTCCAAGGAGAATCGCCCCAACTGCGGCGACGGTTATTGGATATCCTCTTCAAGGATGGTCGTCTCCAGTGGCAACGACTAGAAAACTTGATTGCAATCGCTCGGCAGGATCAGCACTTTAATCTCGCGCCAACGGCCACCTTGGGCTTGCAATATCTCTTTTCTGAGGAGGGGCAGTACCTGCGGCGGCAAATTGTGCTAGCGTTAACCGAAGATGACCGTCTCCACACCGAAGAGGTGCAGCGCCTTTGGAATTTGGTCAAGTCTGACCTACGTCCTCTCTTCTTTATTGATGTGGCATGGGAAGCCCTCAAGGCCTCTGTTTCCCACACGCTCGGTAAAGAAGAAGACAGCAATTCCTTGGTGGTGGCTCCCTAG
- a CDS encoding (Fe-S)-binding protein translates to MTATDPVAGPPDPHLIDACVHCGFCLSTCPSYRVLGTEMDSPRGRIYLMDAINEGQVQLADVVQHFDSCLGCLACVTTCPSGVEYDKLIAATRVQVQRHYQRPAGDRWLRQLIFQTLPYPQRLRALLLPLWLYQKLGLADLEKRVGLLKRLLPKSLAAMYQMLPSLSAKTFRVRYPEVVPAQGKQRGRVGVILGCVQRLFLPEVNEATIAVLSANGFEVVLPRQQGCCGALPHHQGEQKQAQTLARQMIDCFAAAKVDAILINASGCGHTLKEYHHLLAADPEYSDRAREFVQKVEDVQVFLVKQGLVTALHPLGDRPLTLVYQDACHMIHGQKIRLEPRQLLRQIPQVQLREPLDAALCCGSAGVYNILQPDVATDLGRQKVRNLLNTHPDVIISANVGCTVQLRQYLQEQGSPVPIYHPMQLLDLAIRGEQLPS, encoded by the coding sequence ATGACTGCAACTGATCCTGTAGCTGGCCCGCCCGATCCACACCTGATTGATGCCTGTGTCCACTGCGGGTTTTGCCTCTCGACCTGTCCCAGTTATCGGGTCCTGGGCACAGAAATGGACTCCCCCCGTGGCCGTATCTACCTCATGGATGCCATTAACGAGGGGCAAGTGCAACTGGCGGATGTTGTCCAGCACTTTGATTCCTGTTTGGGTTGCTTGGCCTGTGTCACCACCTGTCCCTCGGGGGTCGAGTACGATAAGTTGATTGCGGCCACCCGGGTTCAAGTGCAGCGTCACTATCAGCGTCCCGCGGGCGATCGCTGGCTGCGGCAGTTGATTTTCCAAACGCTGCCCTACCCCCAACGGCTGCGGGCGCTCCTGTTGCCCCTGTGGCTCTACCAAAAATTGGGCTTGGCGGATCTTGAAAAACGCGTGGGACTCCTCAAACGGCTACTGCCCAAGTCCCTAGCGGCCATGTATCAAATGCTGCCCTCCCTTTCGGCAAAGACATTTCGCGTTCGCTATCCTGAGGTGGTACCTGCCCAAGGGAAACAGCGGGGCCGCGTGGGGGTGATTCTTGGTTGTGTGCAGCGGCTCTTTTTGCCTGAAGTCAATGAAGCCACAATTGCCGTCTTAAGTGCCAATGGTTTTGAGGTGGTGCTGCCACGCCAACAGGGCTGCTGCGGTGCCCTACCCCATCACCAAGGGGAACAGAAGCAGGCACAAACCCTTGCTCGCCAAATGATTGACTGTTTTGCTGCCGCTAAGGTGGATGCCATCTTAATCAATGCCTCGGGTTGTGGCCATACTCTCAAGGAATACCATCACCTGTTGGCGGCTGACCCCGAGTATAGCGATCGCGCCCGCGAGTTTGTGCAAAAGGTTGAGGATGTACAGGTCTTTTTGGTCAAGCAGGGGCTGGTGACCGCCTTACATCCCTTGGGCGATCGCCCCTTAACGTTGGTCTATCAAGATGCCTGCCACATGATCCACGGCCAAAAAATCCGCCTTGAGCCGCGGCAACTGCTCCGCCAAATTCCCCAAGTGCAACTGCGAGAACCCCTGGATGCGGCCCTGTGCTGTGGCAGTGCCGGAGTTTACAACATTCTCCAACCGGATGTGGCAACCGACTTAGGACGACAAAAAGTGCGCAACCTACTGAATACGCACCCAGACGTCATTATCTCAGCAAATGTGGGCTGCACGGTACAGTTGCGGCAGTATCTGCAAGAGCAAGGCAGCCCCGTGCCCATATACCACCCCATGCAGCTGCTAGACTTGGCCATTCGCGGTGAGCAGCTTCCGTCCTAG
- a CDS encoding FAD-binding oxidoreductase, whose protein sequence is MKQTLTALLGDAAVYPIAELGDRAPHLRPYLPEHALLVTPPTPEAGAEVIACAQRQGWRVLPIGAGTKLNWLGNIPQADILLQTTAWHRLIDHAAADMTVTTQVGIPLQRLQQQLATARQWIAADPLFAERATLGGCLATCSNGTLRQRYGSWRDQLLGVKFIRSDGQIVKAGGRVVKNVAGYDLMKLLIGSYGTLGILTEVTLRVYPLPDAVQIWQLRGEVSALASGLAAILTSALAPARCVLRLEGTGALLLELEFHTLREVLAAGTLGDRLSHIAQTHDLQLEAAAPLGITLNPTPNQVILKIGVPLQEMLPALTQLQQLARKLACECRGEMSAGVGYAYLHGQEKDLRQLILRLRQGLPRGYVTVLAAPLSLKQQLDPWDYRGNALELMRSLKQQLDATGVFGTGVFVGHL, encoded by the coding sequence ATGAAGCAAACCCTAACCGCACTCTTGGGGGATGCTGCTGTTTATCCTATTGCTGAATTGGGCGATCGCGCCCCCCACCTGCGTCCCTATCTGCCTGAGCATGCCCTGCTGGTGACTCCCCCTACCCCAGAAGCCGGGGCAGAAGTGATTGCCTGCGCCCAACGGCAAGGCTGGCGAGTACTGCCCATTGGAGCAGGAACAAAACTCAACTGGCTCGGAAACATCCCCCAGGCAGATATTTTGCTGCAGACAACAGCATGGCACAGGCTCATTGATCATGCGGCTGCCGATATGACCGTCACCACCCAAGTCGGCATCCCCTTGCAACGCCTTCAGCAACAACTGGCAACGGCACGGCAATGGATTGCGGCAGATCCCCTCTTTGCGGAAAGGGCTACCCTTGGCGGCTGCTTGGCCACCTGCAGTAATGGCACACTGCGCCAGCGCTATGGGTCATGGCGCGATCAGTTATTGGGGGTCAAGTTCATTCGCAGTGATGGCCAAATCGTCAAAGCCGGGGGGCGAGTGGTCAAAAATGTTGCCGGCTATGACCTGATGAAGCTGCTCATCGGTAGCTATGGCACGCTGGGAATCCTGACAGAAGTGACGTTGCGGGTCTATCCCCTGCCCGATGCGGTACAAATTTGGCAGTTGCGGGGAGAAGTCTCTGCCTTGGCCAGTGGATTGGCGGCAATTTTAACGAGTGCCCTGGCGCCGGCGCGCTGTGTGCTGCGCCTTGAAGGAACGGGGGCACTCTTACTGGAACTGGAGTTTCATACGCTGCGGGAAGTCTTGGCTGCGGGCACCTTGGGCGATCGCCTCAGTCACATTGCCCAGACCCATGATCTGCAACTTGAAGCCGCAGCCCCCCTAGGCATTACCCTCAACCCCACCCCCAATCAAGTCATTCTCAAAATCGGCGTGCCATTGCAGGAGATGTTGCCCGCCCTCACCCAGCTTCAGCAGTTGGCAAGGAAATTGGCCTGCGAGTGCCGAGGCGAAATGAGTGCCGGGGTTGGTTACGCCTATCTTCACGGACAGGAGAAGGATCTCCGTCAACTAATTCTCAGGCTGCGCCAAGGGTTACCACGGGGCTATGTCACCGTCTTAGCGGCACCGCTGAGCCTCAAGCAGCAGCTGGATCCTTGGGACTATCGCGGCAACGCCCTTGAATTGATGCGCAGTCTTAAGCAACAATTGGATGCAACGGGTGTCTTTGGCACTGGGGTTTTTGTCGGCCATCTCTAG
- a CDS encoding response regulator, translating into MTTDLFDSGAGRILIVDDTPENVEVLTTLLQLEGYDVRGAISGQMALMGIEAEPPDVILLDIMMPDMNGYEVCQTLKENPKTKHIPIIFISALDDVFDKVKAFEIGGADYITKPFQQAEVLARVKNQLTIALLQRKLRQKNALLQKQNQQLQEIAEERRELVASLQAAQEQYRQMFEEAVVGIYQSSPEGVYFKVNNALARIYGYADAEDWLADIEHHNQRPYVDDSSWQKFQQQIQTRGVVRNLVSKVYRADQTITTICECARPVKSEDGQLLYYEGFVFEVPTRNP; encoded by the coding sequence ATGACCACCGACCTCTTTGACTCAGGGGCTGGTCGCATTTTAATAGTCGATGATACCCCCGAAAATGTTGAAGTTTTAACAACCCTGCTGCAACTGGAAGGTTATGATGTGCGTGGCGCCATCAGCGGCCAAATGGCGCTCATGGGTATTGAAGCAGAACCTCCAGATGTCATCTTGCTGGACATCATGATGCCCGATATGAATGGTTATGAAGTCTGTCAAACCCTCAAGGAGAATCCCAAGACCAAGCATATCCCCATTATTTTCATTAGTGCCTTGGATGATGTATTTGACAAGGTCAAGGCCTTTGAAATAGGTGGCGCTGACTACATCACCAAACCCTTTCAGCAGGCGGAAGTGCTGGCACGGGTAAAAAATCAGTTGACGATCGCCCTCCTACAGCGGAAGCTCCGGCAAAAGAATGCTCTCTTGCAAAAGCAAAACCAGCAGCTGCAGGAAATTGCGGAAGAGCGCCGTGAATTGGTGGCCTCACTGCAAGCAGCGCAAGAACAGTATCGCCAAATGTTTGAGGAGGCCGTGGTGGGGATTTACCAAAGTTCTCCCGAGGGGGTTTACTTCAAAGTGAACAATGCCCTAGCACGCATCTATGGCTATGCCGATGCTGAAGACTGGTTAGCGGATATTGAGCACCACAACCAACGCCCCTACGTGGATGACAGCAGTTGGCAGAAGTTCCAGCAACAGATTCAAACCCGGGGAGTAGTGCGCAATTTAGTTTCCAAGGTGTATCGTGCTGACCAAACAATCACCACCATCTGCGAATGCGCTCGCCCTGTCAAAAGTGAGGACGGCCAACTCCTATACTATGAGGGCTTTGTCTTTGAAGTGCCCACCCGCAATCCATGA
- a CDS encoding DUF3598 family protein — protein sequence MLAIARQFATRKLSTVVLIFLYHGGDPQQRRVSMTTNWDNFRKNLGEWQGSFTAVSPTGELGASVPSILILADTADGQRVRFELRRFGNGLDQPPTSETIQEYSTIGRQNVFFATGAFSKGSLQVAPFAEFGAEYGFVMGDRRLRFVQLFNKNQQLQSMTLIREFRAHTHAVERPPLTVEQLLGEWRGTAYTVYADWRSPTETPTQLRLWREGDRLYQLLQTPDHEVKTTATIAGSRLLFRDTDQPKQLVLLPDGTSSLTPLQVSFRQSFFVEVGWLWAEGQRQRLIRTYGDRGEWVSATLVVEERIN from the coding sequence GTGCTGGCGATCGCCCGCCAATTTGCAACCCGCAAACTCTCAACAGTTGTACTGATTTTTCTATACCATGGGGGTGACCCCCAGCAACGACGGGTATCAATGACAACAAACTGGGACAATTTTCGCAAAAACCTTGGGGAATGGCAGGGCTCCTTTACGGCGGTCAGCCCTACGGGGGAACTGGGGGCCTCGGTGCCTTCTATTTTGATCCTTGCCGATACTGCCGATGGCCAGCGAGTGCGCTTTGAACTACGACGCTTTGGCAATGGCCTCGATCAGCCCCCCACCAGTGAAACGATCCAAGAGTACAGTACCATCGGCCGCCAAAATGTGTTTTTCGCAACGGGGGCATTTTCTAAGGGATCGTTGCAGGTGGCCCCCTTTGCTGAGTTTGGCGCAGAGTATGGCTTTGTCATGGGCGATCGCCGCCTGCGGTTTGTGCAGCTCTTTAACAAAAATCAGCAGTTACAGTCCATGACCTTGATTCGGGAGTTTCGTGCCCACACTCATGCGGTTGAACGTCCTCCCTTAACTGTGGAGCAGCTCCTTGGCGAGTGGCGCGGCACCGCCTACACCGTCTATGCCGACTGGCGATCGCCCACGGAAACTCCGACCCAGCTTCGCCTTTGGCGCGAGGGCGATCGGCTCTACCAACTGCTGCAAACCCCCGACCACGAGGTGAAAACAACGGCCACAATTGCGGGTTCACGGCTCCTCTTTAGGGACACGGATCAACCTAAGCAGCTTGTGCTGCTCCCCGATGGCACCTCTAGCCTCACGCCCCTACAGGTGTCCTTTCGTCAGTCCTTCTTTGTTGAGGTGGGCTGGTTGTGGGCAGAGGGTCAGCGGCAGCGCCTGATTCGTACCTATGGCGATCGCGGCGAATGGGTCAGTGCAACCCTCGTTGTCGAAGAACGGATAAACTAA